CCCCTCCACACCCTCCGCGCCGACATCGACTACGGTTTCGCGCAGGCGCGCACCACGTACGGCATCATCGGCGTGAAGGTCTGGATCTACAAGGGGGAGGTGCTGCCGCAGGCGCCCTCCGCCCCGGCCATCAACGAATAGAAGAACGCTGACACGATGCTCGCCCCCAAGAGGGTCAAGTTCCGCAAGACGATGAAGGGCCGCCGCCGCGGTGCGGCGCAGGCCGGGAACACGCTGAACTTCGGGGATTACGGCGTGAAGGCCACCACCGCCGGGTGGATCACCTCCCGCCAGATCGAGGCCGCCCGCGTCGCCATGACGCGATTCGTGAAGCGGGGTGGAAAGATCTGGATCCGCATCTTCCCGGACAAGCCGATCACCAAGAAGCCGGCCGAGACCCGCATGGGGAAGGGGAAGGGGGCGCCGGAGGAGTGGGTATGCGTCGTCCGCCCCGGCCGGGTCCTCTACGAGATCGAGGGGGTGGACGAGGCGACCGCGCGCGAGGCGTTCCGCCTGGCGGACCACAAGCTCCCGATCCGGACGAAATTCCTGTCGAGAGAGGCGTAAGGCGATGAAGAAGAAGGAAGCGCGGGACCTGGGAGCGGAGGAGCTCCGCCAGAAGGAGCGGGA
This sequence is a window from Deltaproteobacteria bacterium. Protein-coding genes within it:
- a CDS encoding 30S ribosomal protein S3 is translated as PLHTLRADIDYGFAQARTTYGIIGVKVWIYKGEVLPQAPSAPAINE
- the rplP gene encoding 50S ribosomal protein L16, which codes for MLAPKRVKFRKTMKGRRRGAAQAGNTLNFGDYGVKATTAGWITSRQIEAARVAMTRFVKRGGKIWIRIFPDKPITKKPAETRMGKGKGAPEEWVCVVRPGRVLYEIEGVDEATAREAFRLADHKLPIRTKFLSREA